From Dermochelys coriacea isolate rDerCor1 chromosome 9, rDerCor1.pri.v4, whole genome shotgun sequence, one genomic window encodes:
- the PLEKHB2 gene encoding pleckstrin homology domain-containing family B member 2 isoform X4, translated as MAFVKSGWLLRQNFQPPEGKPRDSLLQIVCRDGKTINLCAESADDCLAWKIALQDARTNAGCVGSEVIYDETAISSAPPPYTAYATPSPEVYGYEQYNGAYPPPGPQVIYASNGQAYAVPYQYPYQGPYGQPPANHVIIRERYRDNDGDLALGMLAGAATGMALGSLFWVF; from the exons ATTTCCAGCCCCCAGAGGGGAAGCCAAGAGACTCTTTGCTGCAGATTGTTTGTCGGGATGGGAAAACAATCAACCTTTGTGCAGAAAGTGCAGATGACTGCTT GGCATGGAAAATTGCTCTCCAGGATGCTAGAACAAATGCG GGCTGTGTTGGTTCTGAAGTGATATACGATGAGACTGCAATTtcctcagctcctcccccatacaccgcGTATGCTACCCCATCACCTGAG GTTTATGGCTACGAGCAGTACAATGGTGCATATCCCCCTCCTGGTCCTCAAGTCATCTATGCCTCTAATGGACAAGCCTATGCTGTTCCTTATCAGTATCCGTACCAAG GACCTTATGGCCAGCCCCCTGCAAATCATGTCATCATTCGAGAACGTTACCGTGACAATGATGGAGACCTTGCACTGGGCATGCTCGCTGGAGCAGCGACTGGAATGGCCCTGGGATCATTGTTCTGGGTCTTCTAG